Proteins co-encoded in one Melitaea cinxia chromosome 13, ilMelCinx1.1, whole genome shotgun sequence genomic window:
- the LOC123659136 gene encoding mitochondrial import inner membrane translocase subunit Tim29 produces the protein MLRVLKRTPYFVTNVQSRIKLPEKFKGTIIEKWTNYWKNLFIDYRQMFQDLRTDIQDDPRKALIWTTGITTLYALAKNNPNEIDFKDIMKRVTNDVILVSEDCRNPKSIEHLRYIQKCYNEGVIHYRSLGIISFMYTCEINDSCDLYKAHCSYLKPSYSSLFSRMVDVGFMGKWWNTYIKTTNYDVNM, from the coding sequence ATGCTGAGAGTGTTAAAAAGAACTCCTTACTTTGTTACTAATGTGCAGTCAAGGATTAAACTTCCAGAGAAATTTAAGGGGACGATCATAGAAAAATGGACTAACTATTGGAAGAATTTATTCATTGATTACCGTCAAATGTTCCAAGATTTACGAACAGATATACAAGATGATCCGAGAAAAGCTCTCATTTGGACAACCGGCATTACAACCCTGTATGCACTGGCCAAAAACAACCCTAACGAGATTGACTTCAAAGATATTATGAAAAGAGTTACAAATGATGTAATATTAGTAAGTGAAGATTGTAGAAATCCAAAATCCATTGAACACTTACGTTACATACAGAAATGTTACAATGAAGGAGTTATACACTACAGGTCATTGGGAATCATATCTTTCATGTACACATGTGAAATAAATGACTCTTGCGATTTGTACAAAGCCCACTGTTCATATTTAAAACCTTCGTATTCAAGCTTATTTTCACGAATGGTTGATGTAGGCTTCATGGGCAAGTGGTGGAATACTTACATTAAGACAACTAATTATGATgtgaatatgtaa